The Nonlabens sp. Hel1_33_55 genome contains the following window.
TTTGACACCGGTAAGTCCCAGGCCACCACTGGCAAGTGTATGACCCGTTTTAAGTGGATTGTCACTCGCATAATAAGCGTATCGCACGCGCACCTTCTTTGAGATGCTACGGCGCACCTTAGAGGCTGCCTGGATTGCTTTCTGGTAATGAGCACCTTCCATTTCTAATCCAATAACGCGCCAGCTGGAATTGTAGAAGTATTCTAGGACGTCTTTATTTTGGAGCGATGTACCTAGAACAGTAACCATAGATCCAGAAACTACGTTCAGACCTACTGTGGCGAGATCTTTTTTGGACAGTCTGTTTTTAAAAGGATAATTATCTGCCGTTCCCTCAAATACGTGCGCGTCTGGTACCATGATGTCGCCCTTTTCACCTTCCAATATTCCAGCCTTTCCCATAATACTCACACTCTTGATGTTCATATGTCTGGGCACAATTCCATCTTTATAAGGTTTGAGCAATTCGTCCAGTGTTTCATACGCCTGCTCGCCAAAAGCATAGTCCATCACTATTAGAACGGGTTTGTTGTTGTTATCGCTTTCGCGAAAGCGGTCTTCACAAAAACCAACGTGCTCAAACGAAGTCTTAGAAGTATCAAATACCTGTACATCTATGTTGGTACCACTTTGATCTTTAAGCTCTTGCATACCATGCTGCAAGGCATACTTTTTAATGGCATCGCGGTTCTTCTTCCCACTAGGTTCACTAAGCGAGGCAAAGGTCTCCATACGTCCCTTTTTACCGATCTGCGCGGCAAGAACCTTAGGCCCGTAAACCGAATTCATAACAGAATGCAGGTTGGCACTTATGATGTGCAGTGGCCTGTCAAAAAGGTTATGATCTATCAGGTGTTTCTTGATGCGCATCGCCCATCGATCACCATGAATATGGTGCCCTAATCGTTCTCGCAAGACTGGAGAAAAGGTGATGATGCGCTTTTGCTCATCAAGGATCTCGTGTTTGCCCAGCAATCCTAAATAATAAATCGTGCTTAAAAACTGATTGGGATTATCTGGTGTTGCAAATGAGCGATACACTTGCATCACCTCATCAAAGGTCCTACCCAGAATGTTGGCTGTATGAATGACTGCTACTTCTTTTTCCTCTTGGGTTAGCTCATCTTTTTCAACGGCATCTTCAAGACATTTCCAGTCTCTTGTGGTGCTACCATCATCATTAATGATGACTCGTTTCATGATTTTGTGAGACTCCACCATCAAGAAAGTAAGGTGCGTCAGGATATCATAGATCTCTGACCGGCCGCGAGTGATCTCAATATTCATCTGTTGCTTATCGATACGATAGCAGTTGCGACGGCGCTTTTTAGGGATAATAGGCTTAAAGTGTGAACCGCTGTAGCCTTCATCACTGGTTAAATTGATGTAGGTACACTCCTCGATGCCCATGGGCAATCTGTCCATAACATAAAGCAAACCGCTTAACTCGATCTTATCCTCTGCAATGGAGCCGTAAATCTCAGGTCTAATCGTTAATAACGATTCTCTTAAAGATTCACCGCTCACGCCCATAGGCTTATAAAAACCTCGATTGAATAAATGTCGCATGGTGATGTACATGCGTTCAATGGCATTGGTGCTTTCTTGTGCTCTCGTTCTAGGTTCTACGTTGATTATAGGCATAAAAGGTAATTTCTATGCAAAGATAGGTTTATAGCTCTATTTACGAAGATTAGGGTATGTCAAGAAATTGCAATAAGAATGATTGTCTAACCGTGATTTTTACTTTCAAAGAATCCTGCAATCTTTCTATCATTAGAAAGCCGTGGCAATTTATTCTGGCCACCTAATTTACCAATGCTTTTCATGTATTGTTGAAAAGCTCCCGTTTTCAGAATTTTGATCTGTAGCGGTTGCAGAACTTTTCCTCTAATAAGATCATCGTAGTAGCTGTTTTGCTGGCGCATTTCTTGATCTAAGGTTGACTTGAATGACTCCAGTTGATCTGCGCTAATAGGATCATCCATTTCTACAAACCATTCATGATAGGGCAACTCTCCAGTTGGCGGGTCCAATTGCGGTGCTACTGTGAATTCGTTTATAACCACTTTTAATTTACTGATTGTAGATTTCATGGCCTCTTCTACTTCTTTGCCTATAACATGTTCACCACTGGCGCTTATATAATGCTTGACACGACCTGTAACGATAACTCGGTATGGTTTTGTGCTGGTGAATGCGACGGTATCACCAATATTGTAAGCCCATAAGCCAGCGTTAGTAGAAATGATCATCACGTAGTTGATCCCAGTTTTTACTTGGCCTATGGTCAATCTAGGCGGATTTTCATCATGGAACTTGTCCGCAGGGATGAATTCATAGAAAATCCCAGCATCGAGAAGAAGCAACATCCCTTTTTCAGATTGTTTGTCTTGATACGCAAAGAATCCTTCACTAGCTGGAAAAAGCTCGATGCTATCTATGGGTCTTCCCAATAGTGCATCAAATTTCGATTTGTATGGCTCAAAATTGACACCACCATATATAAGCAGATCAAGCTCTGGAAAAACCTCGCCTACCTTCTTTCCCGTGCGCTTAACGATGCGTTCAAAATACATTTGCAGCCAGCTAGGAATCCCAGAAATGACCGTCATGTTTTCTTTTAACGTCTCGTCTATTACCGCTTCAACTTTAGTTTCCCAGTCTTCAATACAATTGGTTTCCCAACTGGGCATTCTATTTCTTTGTAAGTATTCTGGTACATAGTGAGCCACGATACCACTTAACCTACCTAGTTGGATTCCGTTTTTTTCTTCTAACTCTGGACTGCC
Protein-coding sequences here:
- a CDS encoding GH3 auxin-responsive promoter family protein; its protein translation is MSIKSISAKVFAAAVHAKTNKWAQNPIKSQEKVFRQLLKMAGNTAFAKAHSFSTIKTPQDFANQVPVRDYEELKPFVDRVVAGEPDVLWPCKPLYFAKTSGTTSGAKYIPLTKESMPEHIKAARNAILSYIHETGKSQFVDGKMIFLQGSPELEEKNGIQLGRLSGIVAHYVPEYLQRNRMPSWETNCIEDWETKVEAVIDETLKENMTVISGIPSWLQMYFERIVKRTGKKVGEVFPELDLLIYGGVNFEPYKSKFDALLGRPIDSIELFPASEGFFAYQDKQSEKGMLLLLDAGIFYEFIPADKFHDENPPRLTIGQVKTGINYVMIISTNAGLWAYNIGDTVAFTSTKPYRVIVTGRVKHYISASGEHVIGKEVEEAMKSTISKLKVVINEFTVAPQLDPPTGELPYHEWFVEMDDPISADQLESFKSTLDQEMRQQNSYYDDLIRGKVLQPLQIKILKTGAFQQYMKSIGKLGGQNKLPRLSNDRKIAGFFESKNHG
- a CDS encoding DUF6909 family protein, with the protein product MPIINVEPRTRAQESTNAIERMYITMRHLFNRGFYKPMGVSGESLRESLLTIRPEIYGSIAEDKIELSGLLYVMDRLPMGIEECTYINLTSDEGYSGSHFKPIIPKKRRRNCYRIDKQQMNIEITRGRSEIYDILTHLTFLMVESHKIMKRVIINDDGSTTRDWKCLEDAVEKDELTQEEKEVAVIHTANILGRTFDEVMQVYRSFATPDNPNQFLSTIYYLGLLGKHEILDEQKRIITFSPVLRERLGHHIHGDRWAMRIKKHLIDHNLFDRPLHIISANLHSVMNSVYGPKVLAAQIGKKGRMETFASLSEPSGKKNRDAIKKYALQHGMQELKDQSGTNIDVQVFDTSKTSFEHVGFCEDRFRESDNNNKPVLIVMDYAFGEQAYETLDELLKPYKDGIVPRHMNIKSVSIMGKAGILEGEKGDIMVPDAHVFEGTADNYPFKNRLSKKDLATVGLNVVSGSMVTVLGTSLQNKDVLEYFYNSSWRVIGLEMEGAHYQKAIQAASKVRRSISKKVRVRYAYYASDNPLKTGHTLASGGLGLTGVKPVYVITEKILEQILKESLPKVEDQKVNQ